In Parasteatoda tepidariorum isolate YZ-2023 chromosome 2, CAS_Ptep_4.0, whole genome shotgun sequence, one DNA window encodes the following:
- the LOC107456692 gene encoding cuticle protein 10.9-like, whose translation MHLCVLASLLALVGFAAGAPTPIQEKDRRIGALSRSDRDRIDRQDQDGPYTVKPYQFGFELEDGFGMSQYRSESSDGSGAVKGSYGYMDPFGVYRKVEYTADDNGYRAVIRSNEPGTANQNVADALFIVEPPPEGVVNQDLQDDINPRNAKA comes from the coding sequence ATGCATCTCTGTGTTCTTGCTTCTCTCTTGGCTTTGGTCGGTTTTGCAGCTGGCGCCCCAACGCCAATTCAAGAAAAAGATAGGCGTATTGGTGCTCTTTCAAGATCAGATAGGGATAGAATAGACAGACAGGACCAAGATGGTCCCTATACAGTTAAACCATATCAGTTTGGTTTTGAATTGGAAGACGGATTTGGAATGAGTCAATACCGAAGTGAATCTTCTGATGGCTCTGGAGCAGTTAAGGGCAGCTATGGTTATATGGATCCTTTCGGTGTTTACAGAAAAGTTGAGTACACTGCTGATGATAATGGATATAGAGCTGTAATTCGAAGTAATGAGCCTGGTACGGCCAATCAGAACGTTGCTGATGCACTTTTTATCGTTGAACCACCACCCGAAGGTGTTGTTAACCAAGACTTACAAGATGATATTAATCCCAGAAATGCTAAGGCGTAA